The segment CTATTTAGTGAGAGTTCAAGAGAACAATCCGAACAATGGTAAGTTTGACTGGCAATATTACATTTTTACCAGCAAAGAAGACACAAAGTTATTTCGAGAAAATCATTCATCCATAGGTGGGTCATCCGTAAGTGGGTCATCCATAGGTGGGTCATCCATAGATGGGTCATCCATAGGTGGGTCATCCACCCCTCATATAAAAAAACAATTAGAAGAAAATAAATTAGAAGAAAAACACATACAAGAAGCACCCCCAACTCAGAACGCACTTCCCGCCCAAGAATCGTGTGTGTGTGAAACTGAACAACTAAACCTTGAAAAACCAACTCCAGAAAAACCAAGTCTAGAAGAACCAACTCCAGAAGAACCAACCCCAAAACAACTCACTTCGTTGTCAAAAAATTCCGAGTCTTCGCAACAAACCGATAACCCCTCTTGTAGACCAACTATTGCGGTCGGGTCGTTCGATAAAAACGAACAATCGAACAACCCGAAACAACCAAAATTCCAGTCGATTGAAGATTTGATTGACATGGTTTTAGTAGATCCAAGCATCATGGCAACTGACTCATTGCCTACCGTGTACAGAACAGAAATCAAAATGCGTAATTGGCGCTTCCCCTGGCGTACTGCTACCAGGGACAAGATTTACCAAACCTGCGATCGCCGACTGGTGGAGTTGATAGCTAAACACAGAGCTAAGTGGAGTGAGAGTGAATCTTGGCAAGAGAAAATCCCCACAGTTCTCAAGTCAATTGGTAACTTAGAAGGCTCCAAAGCCGGACTAGAAGAATTACTGGGCTATTGGTCACAAATTTCTGAACCAGAAGCCACATCATCACTAACAAAACAACAAAAACCAGATGAAA is part of the Nostoc cf. commune SO-36 genome and harbors:
- a CDS encoding helix-turn-helix domain-containing protein; protein product: MGFRNGKPSKQFTAIPNSLIRDHNVTDSTFRLISWVASHDENFDINFTVIEKHLGYKRDKIRNAIKNAEQNDYLVRVQENNPNNGKFDWQYYIFTSKEDTKLFRENHSSIGGSSVSGSSIGGSSIDGSSIGGSSTPHIKKQLEENKLEEKHIQEAPPTQNALPAQESCVCETEQLNLEKPTPEKPSLEEPTPEEPTPKQLTSLSKNSESSQQTDNPSCRPTIAVGSFDKNEQSNNPKQPKFQSIEDLIDMVLVDPSIMATDSLPTVYRTEIKMRNWRFPWRTATRDKIYQTCDRRLVELIAKHRAKWSESESWQEKIPTVLKSIGNLEGSKAGLEELLGYWSQISEPEATSSLTKQQKPDEKRPIGYFANRSLDWHKSTFSEFLDRVDEVGKDKACASFSTRYDQQFPGATDKWLEWIKFTHPSMYLYLHQNAA